The following coding sequences are from one Halomicrobium zhouii window:
- the mvk gene encoding mevalonate kinase: MVTASAPAKVYLFGEHAVVYGEPAVPCAIERRAQVTVEEREEGVRVNLQDLTIDGFTVEYDSSDDDRPDVDVSDSLVDAGMGYVNEAIEQAREAAGAPEAGFDITVEGDIPLGAGLGSSAAVAVAAIRAATAELGVELDAREVAARAYQVEHAVQQGEASRADTFCSAMGGAVRVEGDDCRTIDGVDNLPLVVGYDGGAGDTGALVAGVRDVKDRYDFAADTVTAIGDLVRQGERALVEGDVEEVGRLMNFNHGLLSALGVSSRSLDSMVWAARDADALGAKLTGAGGGGCIVALDESEDALTALSYTPGCEDAFRAELDTEGVRIE, from the coding sequence ATGGTAACAGCGAGCGCTCCCGCCAAGGTGTATCTGTTCGGGGAGCACGCGGTCGTCTACGGGGAACCGGCGGTGCCCTGCGCAATCGAGCGTCGGGCGCAGGTGACCGTCGAGGAACGCGAGGAAGGGGTCCGCGTCAACCTGCAGGACCTCACCATCGACGGCTTCACGGTCGAGTACGACAGTTCGGACGACGACAGGCCTGACGTCGACGTCTCGGACTCGCTCGTGGACGCGGGCATGGGCTACGTGAACGAGGCCATCGAACAGGCCAGGGAGGCCGCTGGCGCGCCGGAGGCGGGCTTCGATATCACCGTCGAGGGCGACATTCCGCTCGGGGCGGGGCTGGGCTCGTCTGCGGCCGTCGCCGTGGCCGCTATCAGGGCCGCGACGGCGGAACTCGGCGTCGAACTGGATGCCCGGGAGGTCGCCGCAAGGGCGTACCAGGTCGAACACGCCGTCCAGCAGGGCGAGGCCTCCCGTGCGGATACGTTCTGCTCGGCGATGGGCGGCGCCGTTCGCGTCGAGGGAGACGATTGCCGGACTATCGACGGCGTCGACAACCTCCCGCTCGTCGTGGGATACGACGGCGGCGCCGGAGACACGGGCGCGCTCGTGGCCGGGGTCCGAGACGTCAAAGACCGTTACGACTTCGCTGCGGACACCGTCACCGCCATCGGCGACCTCGTCCGGCAGGGCGAACGCGCACTCGTCGAGGGTGACGTCGAGGAAGTCGGCCGGTTGATGAACTTCAATCACGGGTTGCTCTCCGCGCTGGGGGTCTCCTCGCGCTCGCTCGACAGCATGGTCTGGGCCGCTCGCGACGCAGACGCGCTCGGGGCGAAACTGACGGGCGCGGGCGGCGGTGGCTGCATCGTCGCCCTCGACGAGAGCGAGGACGCTCTAACCGCGCTGAGCTACACGCCTGGCTGCGAAGACGCGTTCAGAGCCGAACTCGATACGGAAGGGGTCCGGATCGAATGA
- a CDS encoding isopentenyl phosphate kinase codes for MTGPSAGRSSENETLVVKLGGSVVTEKTERETVDVDALADAARALAAFDGSLVVVHGGGSFGHHHAAEHGVSTDEGTGNAGDALAIHGAMVELNRVVVDALQDEDVPALPVHPLSAASRDSDGDLSLPTAQITGMLDEGFVPVLHGDGVVHAGEGVTVLSGDELVVELAPAVGATRVGVCSTVPGVLDGEDAVVDRIGSFDEVADVLGASDATDVTGGMAGKVRALLELGVPAQIFAPDALDAFVAGESPGTTIETR; via the coding sequence ATGACTGGACCGAGTGCCGGCCGGTCCTCCGAGAACGAGACACTCGTCGTCAAACTCGGCGGGAGCGTCGTCACGGAGAAGACGGAACGGGAGACCGTCGACGTCGACGCCCTCGCGGACGCCGCGCGCGCCCTCGCCGCGTTCGACGGGTCTCTGGTCGTCGTCCACGGCGGTGGGAGCTTCGGGCACCACCACGCGGCGGAACACGGAGTAAGTACGGACGAGGGAACCGGGAACGCTGGCGACGCACTGGCCATCCACGGCGCGATGGTCGAGCTGAACCGGGTCGTGGTGGACGCGCTCCAGGACGAAGACGTCCCGGCGTTGCCAGTCCACCCGCTCTCGGCCGCGTCCAGGGACAGCGACGGCGACCTCTCGCTCCCGACTGCGCAGATAACGGGCATGCTCGACGAGGGGTTCGTCCCGGTGCTCCACGGCGACGGCGTCGTCCACGCCGGCGAGGGCGTCACCGTCCTCTCGGGGGACGAACTCGTCGTCGAACTCGCTCCAGCAGTGGGGGCAACCCGGGTGGGCGTCTGTTCGACCGTCCCCGGCGTGCTTGACGGTGAGGACGCCGTCGTCGACCGGATCGGGTCCTTCGACGAGGTCGCCGACGTCCTCGGTGCGAGTGACGCGACGGACGTCACCGGGGGGATGGCGGGGAAGGTCCGCGCCCTCCTGGAGCTGGGGGTCCCGGCCCAGATTTTCGCTCCCGACGCCCTGGACGCCTTCGTCGCCGGCGAGTCGCCGGGAACGACCATCGAGACACGGTAA
- a CDS encoding midas domain-containing protein: protein MVAVGLPGVFTYGAKFLGYLVAVVVAAGVLVAAGVALAATAGLNLAAPSLGSLATGSAIAGAVLALLGVVVGLSGLFGLVHKLLADAVAVAVASSAASTASTSEDATSEDAADENDTDEETATGEDAESIDADQPAVAADAEETPLDGGDSTGTVADDPATDRPVDDGVAGNRPAAESNAPAAPGAQPGIDEPSTADDSGQQPADDAVSSPSRADVESHPHADDFVDESSPSGDWTDSKYATGTRQEGIPAEQAASADTAAGDDGVSTGEGSTGVEDQDRAEWTPPDPAEFEQSTDETPADGTAHTPEDETAVADVESQPEDEVRTWDDVQSASDGNGIETERETTDVGQTEPAASEPTDAVDLPDDDGSDGLFAQDEPNVAEPEPDETGDDDGATPAVDEDDEDDDLTLADEGVSSFEVDGDDDPLGDRLSGGD from the coding sequence ATGGTAGCTGTAGGGCTCCCCGGCGTGTTCACGTACGGGGCCAAATTTCTGGGATACCTCGTCGCCGTCGTCGTGGCGGCCGGCGTTCTCGTCGCCGCCGGTGTGGCGCTGGCGGCGACTGCCGGCCTGAATCTGGCGGCTCCGTCACTCGGGTCTCTCGCGACGGGAAGCGCCATCGCGGGTGCGGTACTCGCACTGCTCGGTGTCGTCGTCGGCCTCTCGGGGCTGTTCGGCCTCGTGCACAAACTGCTCGCGGACGCGGTGGCCGTCGCCGTCGCGTCGAGTGCAGCGTCGACGGCGTCGACCAGCGAGGACGCGACCAGCGAGGACGCGGCCGACGAGAACGATACCGACGAGGAAACGGCGACCGGCGAGGACGCGGAATCCATCGACGCTGACCAGCCCGCGGTCGCCGCGGATGCCGAAGAGACGCCCCTCGACGGCGGAGACAGTACCGGGACTGTCGCCGATGATCCGGCGACGGACCGACCCGTCGACGACGGCGTCGCTGGAAATCGCCCGGCTGCAGAGTCGAACGCTCCTGCAGCGCCCGGTGCACAGCCTGGTATCGACGAACCGTCTACCGCTGACGATTCGGGCCAGCAGCCCGCTGACGACGCTGTGTCGTCCCCGTCGCGCGCGGACGTCGAGAGCCACCCTCACGCCGACGATTTCGTCGACGAGTCCTCCCCCTCCGGTGACTGGACTGACTCGAAGTACGCGACCGGGACTCGTCAGGAGGGGATTCCGGCGGAGCAAGCGGCGTCCGCCGACACCGCGGCCGGTGACGACGGCGTCTCTACTGGTGAGGGTTCTACCGGTGTCGAAGACCAGGACCGCGCCGAGTGGACGCCGCCAGACCCGGCAGAGTTCGAACAGTCGACAGACGAGACGCCGGCCGACGGAACGGCGCACACGCCAGAGGACGAAACCGCAGTCGCCGACGTCGAGTCCCAGCCCGAAGACGAGGTCAGAACGTGGGACGACGTCCAGAGCGCTTCCGACGGGAACGGCATCGAGACGGAACGGGAGACGACGGACGTCGGCCAGACCGAACCCGCCGCCAGTGAGCCGACGGACGCTGTCGACCTCCCGGACGACGACGGCTCTGACGGTCTATTCGCGCAGGACGAACCCAACGTTGCCGAACCGGAGCCGGACGAAACCGGCGACGACGACGGTGCGACTCCTGCAGTCGACGAAGATGACGAAGACGACGACCTGACCCTCGCCGACGAGGGCGTGTCGTCGTTCGAAGTCGATGGCGACGACGACCCGCTCGGAGATCGGCTCTCGGGCGGC